A window of the Dickeya dianthicola NCPPB 453 genome harbors these coding sequences:
- a CDS encoding 23S rRNA (adenine(2030)-N(6))-methyltransferase RlmJ: MLSYRHSFHAGNHADVLKHTVQSLIITALKEKDKPLLYLDTHSGAGRYQLQSEHAERTGEYLDGIGRIWQRDDIPAELEPYMQVVRSYNSGDKLRYYPGSPLIARQLLREQDNIHLTELHPSDFPLLRQEFLRDDRARVVREDGYQQLKAQLPPPSRRGLILIDPPYELKTDYQAVVTGVQEGYRRFATGVFALWYPVVLRQHIKRLLKELEGTGIRRILQIELAVLPDSDRHGMTASGMIVINPPWKLESQMKSVLPWLHHALVPTGTGHTRVEWVVPE, from the coding sequence ATGCTGAGTTACCGCCACAGTTTTCATGCCGGCAATCATGCCGACGTGCTGAAACACACTGTCCAGAGCCTGATCATTACCGCGCTGAAAGAGAAGGACAAACCGTTGCTGTATCTGGATACGCATTCCGGCGCGGGCCGCTATCAGTTGCAGAGCGAACACGCCGAGCGCACCGGCGAATACCTCGACGGCATTGGTCGCATCTGGCAGAGGGACGACATTCCGGCGGAGCTGGAGCCATACATGCAAGTGGTGCGTTCCTATAATTCCGGCGACAAGCTGCGCTATTACCCCGGTTCGCCGCTGATTGCCCGCCAGCTGCTGCGCGAGCAGGACAACATTCATCTGACTGAGCTGCACCCCAGCGATTTTCCGCTGTTGCGTCAGGAATTTCTGCGTGACGACCGGGCGCGGGTGGTGCGCGAGGACGGCTACCAGCAGTTGAAGGCCCAGTTGCCGCCGCCGTCGCGTCGCGGACTGATTCTGATTGACCCGCCCTATGAACTGAAAACCGATTATCAGGCGGTGGTGACAGGCGTTCAGGAAGGCTACCGTCGCTTTGCCACCGGCGTGTTTGCGCTGTGGTATCCGGTGGTGCTGCGCCAACATATCAAACGCCTGCTGAAAGAGCTGGAAGGTACGGGTATCCGCCGTATCCTGCAAATCGAACTGGCGGTGCTGCCGGACAGCGATCGCCACGGCATGACCGCCTCCGGCATGATCGTCATCAACCCGCCGTGGAAGCTGGAATCCCAAATGAAAAGCGTGCTGCCGTGGCTGCACCACGCGCTGGTGCCTACCGGCACCGGTCATACGCGCGTCGAGTGGGTGGTGCCGGAATAA
- a CDS encoding DUF2623 family protein: MKNHFGDGILAGLQASTPQSISDILHYCDDYRRGYVCGYAHQRASQRGRQQAAFEAGQLCRRYGLMRDIVAEFFTDASTPSLVAWFYAGYNQSS; the protein is encoded by the coding sequence ATGAAAAACCACTTTGGCGACGGTATTCTGGCAGGGTTGCAAGCCTCCACGCCGCAATCAATCAGCGACATCCTCCATTATTGCGACGATTACCGCCGCGGCTACGTCTGCGGTTACGCGCATCAACGGGCCTCACAGCGGGGCAGGCAACAGGCCGCATTCGAAGCCGGGCAACTGTGCCGCCGTTACGGGCTGATGCGCGATATCGTGGCGGAATTTTTTACCGATGCCAGCACCCCGTCGCTGGTGGCGTGGTTTTACGCCGGTTATAACCAGTCATCCTAA
- the prlC gene encoding oligopeptidase A, with protein sequence MTNPLLSSFTLPPFSQIQIEHILPAVQAALDDCRQAVERVVAQPGPFTWDNLCQPLAESDDRLGRIFSPVSHLNSVKNSPELRSAYEQCLPLLSEYSTWVGQHAGLYRAYRDLHDGQHYAGLNVAQKKAVDNALRDFELSGIALPPAQQKRYGDIASRLSELGSQFSNNVLDATMGWTKLITDANELTGMPESALAAAKALAEAKEQQGWLLTLDIPSYLPVMTYCSNQALREEMYRAYVTRASEQGPNAGKWDNSEVMAQTLALRHELAQLLGFASFADKSLATKMAENPQQVLDFLTDLAKRARPQGEQELAQLHAFAKEHFGVGELNPWDITYYAEQQKQHLYSISDELLRPYFPEPRVLEGLFEVVKRIYGITAKERQGVDVWHPEVRFFDLFNDSGELLGSFYLDLYAREHKRGGAWMDDCAGRLRKANGELQKPVAYLTCNFNRPINGKPALFTHDEVTTLFHEFGHGLHHMLTRIDTAGVSGINGVPWDAVELPSQFMENWCWEPDALAFISGHYETGAPLPQEMLDKMLAAKNYQAALFILRQLEFGLFDFRLHAGYDPANGARVLATLAEVKAQVSVVKSPEWNRFPHAFSHIFAGGYAAGYYSYLWADVLAADAFSRFEEEGIFNRDTGLSFLENILSRGGSEEPMELFKRFRGREPKLDAMLKHYGIQE encoded by the coding sequence ATGACCAATCCATTACTTTCCTCCTTTACCCTGCCGCCGTTCTCCCAGATTCAGATTGAACACATCCTGCCTGCCGTGCAGGCCGCACTGGACGACTGCCGTCAAGCCGTCGAGCGCGTGGTGGCGCAACCGGGCCCGTTCACCTGGGACAACCTGTGTCAGCCGTTGGCGGAAAGTGATGATCGGCTGGGGCGGATTTTCTCCCCGGTCAGCCACCTGAATTCGGTCAAAAACAGCCCGGAACTGCGCAGCGCTTACGAACAGTGCCTGCCGCTGTTGTCCGAATACAGCACCTGGGTGGGTCAGCACGCCGGGTTGTACCGCGCCTACCGCGACCTGCACGACGGCCAGCACTACGCCGGCCTGAACGTGGCGCAAAAAAAAGCGGTGGATAACGCCCTGCGCGACTTCGAACTGTCCGGGATTGCACTGCCGCCGGCGCAGCAGAAACGCTACGGTGATATCGCTTCCCGCTTGTCTGAACTGGGTTCGCAATTCAGCAACAACGTGCTGGACGCCACTATGGGCTGGACCAAACTGATAACCGACGCCAACGAACTGACCGGTATGCCGGAAAGTGCGCTGGCGGCGGCCAAAGCGCTGGCAGAAGCCAAAGAGCAGCAAGGCTGGCTGTTGACGCTGGATATCCCGAGTTACCTGCCGGTGATGACCTACTGCTCCAATCAGGCGCTGCGTGAAGAGATGTACCGCGCCTACGTGACCCGCGCGTCCGAGCAGGGCCCGAATGCCGGTAAGTGGGACAACAGCGAAGTGATGGCACAAACGCTGGCGCTGCGCCATGAACTGGCGCAGTTGCTGGGCTTCGCCAGCTTTGCTGACAAATCGCTGGCCACCAAAATGGCGGAAAACCCGCAGCAGGTGCTGGATTTCCTGACCGACCTGGCCAAACGCGCCCGCCCGCAAGGGGAGCAGGAACTGGCGCAACTGCACGCATTCGCCAAAGAGCATTTCGGCGTCGGGGAACTGAACCCGTGGGACATCACCTACTACGCCGAACAGCAGAAACAGCACCTGTATTCCATCAGCGATGAACTGCTGCGCCCTTACTTCCCGGAACCACGCGTACTGGAAGGGCTGTTCGAGGTGGTGAAACGCATTTACGGCATCACCGCCAAAGAGCGTCAGGGCGTCGATGTTTGGCATCCGGAAGTGCGTTTCTTCGACCTGTTTAACGACAGCGGCGAATTGTTAGGCAGCTTCTACCTTGACCTGTACGCCCGCGAGCACAAACGCGGCGGCGCCTGGATGGATGACTGCGCCGGCCGCCTGCGTAAAGCCAACGGCGAGCTGCAAAAACCGGTGGCATACCTGACCTGTAACTTCAACCGCCCGATCAACGGCAAACCGGCGCTGTTTACCCACGATGAAGTCACCACCCTGTTCCACGAATTCGGCCACGGGTTGCACCATATGCTGACCCGCATCGACACCGCCGGGGTGTCCGGCATCAATGGCGTGCCGTGGGATGCCGTCGAACTGCCGAGCCAGTTTATGGAGAACTGGTGCTGGGAGCCGGACGCGCTGGCGTTCATTTCCGGTCACTACGAAACCGGCGCGCCGCTGCCGCAGGAAATGCTGGACAAGATGCTGGCCGCCAAGAATTATCAGGCGGCGCTGTTCATCCTGCGCCAGCTGGAATTCGGCCTGTTCGATTTCCGTCTGCACGCCGGTTATGACCCGGCCAACGGCGCACGCGTGCTGGCGACGCTGGCGGAAGTGAAAGCGCAGGTTTCCGTGGTGAAAAGCCCGGAATGGAACCGCTTCCCGCACGCCTTCAGCCATATCTTCGCCGGCGGTTATGCCGCAGGTTACTACAGCTATCTGTGGGCCGACGTGCTGGCGGCGGACGCCTTCTCCCGCTTTGAAGAAGAAGGAATCTTCAACCGCGACACCGGCCTGTCGTTCCTGGAGAACATTCTGTCCCGCGGCGGCTCCGAAGAACCGATGGAACTGTTCAAACGCTTCCGCGGCCGTGAACCCAAACTGGACGCCATGCTGAAACACTACGGCATTCAGGAATGA
- the rsmJ gene encoding 16S rRNA (guanine(1516)-N(2))-methyltransferase RsmJ, with protein MRIGLLTEAGADPEALAALAQRWGLENNAGASLTLVLTPERLELRKGDEPKLGAICVDFAAGAMAHRRRFGGGRGEAVAKAVGIKKDYLPEVVDATAGLGRDAFVLAALGCRVRMVERHPVVAALLEDGLQRGYQDPEIGGWLRERLTLVHASSIDALSAITPPPDVVYLDPMFPHRQKSALVKKEMRVFQTLVGADDDADALLAPARRLAKKRVVVKRPDYAPPLAGVPAQSALETKSHRFDFYLPLAE; from the coding sequence ATGAGGATTGGTTTACTGACCGAAGCCGGCGCCGACCCCGAGGCGCTGGCGGCACTGGCCCAACGCTGGGGGCTGGAGAACAACGCCGGCGCATCGCTGACGCTGGTGCTGACGCCGGAACGGCTGGAGCTGCGTAAAGGCGACGAACCGAAGCTGGGCGCCATCTGCGTGGATTTCGCCGCCGGTGCGATGGCGCACCGGCGCCGCTTTGGCGGCGGACGCGGTGAAGCGGTCGCCAAAGCGGTTGGTATTAAAAAGGATTACCTGCCCGAGGTGGTGGACGCCACCGCCGGTCTTGGCCGCGACGCCTTTGTGCTGGCGGCGCTCGGTTGCCGGGTGCGGATGGTGGAACGTCACCCGGTGGTCGCCGCACTGCTGGAAGACGGCTTGCAGCGCGGCTATCAGGACCCGGAAATCGGCGGCTGGCTGCGCGAGCGCCTGACGTTGGTACACGCATCCAGCATCGACGCGTTATCTGCCATTACTCCGCCGCCGGACGTGGTCTACCTCGACCCGATGTTTCCCCACCGCCAGAAAAGCGCGTTGGTGAAAAAGGAGATGCGGGTGTTCCAGACGCTGGTCGGCGCCGACGATGACGCTGATGCCCTGCTGGCGCCGGCGCGCCGTCTGGCGAAAAAGCGGGTGGTGGTTAAACGCCCGGACTACGCGCCGCCGCTGGCCGGCGTACCCGCCCAGTCTGCGCTGGAAACCAAAAGCCACCGGTTTGATTTTTATCTGCCGCTGGCGGAGTAA
- a CDS encoding MFS transporter: protein MKINKLPLLAQVSAAHWVSHFHMMVLPALMPLISAQRGISYVEIGVALGVFNIVSALVQTPIGFAVDRIGPRRTLIAGLTLGSLCFLSLGVFTSYSWMLTAMALAGLANAVYHPSDYALLSRGIAENRMGRAFSVHTFSGFLGTAVAPAILLTVAALTRIEFALVLSGLLGLLTVPMLLGKQEALPVAATHDKKAAAPKVAVFTLPILSLLVLFMLLNLSTNSIQNFSVTALVNGYGMPLTEANLALTAFLFTSAFGVLAGGSLADKTRHHGLVATGSLVVTAVLVAIVAISTLPSLATMLILGVAGFLSGIIAPSRDMLVRAASPAGAEGRVFGVVTTGFNIGGAGGPVVFGWLLDNGHPSAIFWSAVIFMVITAMMALAQELYSTRQRALTA, encoded by the coding sequence ATGAAAATAAACAAGTTACCACTACTGGCGCAAGTCTCCGCCGCTCACTGGGTGAGCCATTTTCACATGATGGTGCTGCCGGCGCTGATGCCGCTTATCTCCGCACAGCGCGGCATCAGTTACGTGGAAATCGGCGTTGCACTCGGCGTGTTCAACATCGTCTCCGCTCTTGTGCAGACGCCGATCGGCTTTGCCGTCGACCGCATCGGCCCGCGTCGCACGTTGATAGCAGGGCTGACGCTGGGTAGCCTGTGTTTTCTGTCGCTCGGCGTCTTTACCAGCTACAGTTGGATGCTCACCGCTATGGCGCTGGCCGGGCTGGCCAACGCGGTATACCACCCATCGGATTACGCCCTGCTATCACGCGGCATTGCCGAAAACCGCATGGGCCGCGCCTTCTCGGTGCATACTTTTTCCGGTTTTCTCGGCACCGCCGTCGCGCCCGCCATTTTGCTGACTGTTGCTGCCCTCACCAGAATCGAGTTCGCGCTGGTATTGTCCGGCCTGCTCGGGCTGCTGACCGTACCGATGTTGCTCGGCAAACAAGAGGCATTGCCTGTCGCCGCCACGCACGACAAGAAAGCCGCTGCGCCAAAGGTGGCGGTATTTACCCTGCCCATTTTGTCGCTGCTGGTGCTGTTTATGCTGCTCAACCTGAGCACTAACTCAATTCAAAACTTCTCGGTGACCGCACTGGTGAACGGCTACGGCATGCCGTTGACGGAAGCCAACCTGGCGCTGACGGCGTTTTTGTTTACCAGCGCGTTCGGTGTGCTGGCTGGCGGTTCACTGGCGGATAAAACCCGGCATCACGGGCTGGTCGCCACCGGTTCGCTGGTGGTCACCGCGGTGCTGGTCGCGATTGTGGCGATATCTACCCTGCCTTCGCTGGCGACCATGCTGATTCTGGGTGTGGCCGGCTTTCTCTCCGGTATTATCGCGCCCTCGCGGGACATGCTGGTCCGCGCGGCATCGCCGGCAGGCGCTGAAGGGCGGGTATTCGGCGTGGTCACCACCGGCTTTAACATCGGCGGCGCCGGCGGCCCGGTGGTCTTCGGCTGGTTACTGGATAACGGCCATCCGTCCGCCATTTTCTGGTCGGCGGTGATTTTTATGGTGATTACCGCGATGATGGCGCTGGCGCAGGAGCTATACAGCACTCGGCAGCGAGCGCTGACCGCGTAA